The following proteins are encoded in a genomic region of Roseisolibacter agri:
- a CDS encoding DUF4388 domain-containing protein encodes MSAPVLEGSLRELALADVLQLLELGRRTGTLRVVDEPRGLVGEVDLADGAIGGARLGPRGALRDAVRDADVQAVVCALLDARIGRFGFLPTAEPAPSMTARRLRIEGVLVEAARRADEWARLADDVPHAGAVPVLSAGEDASPVSLDARRWALLAEIDGSRDVVGLAASLGRDPLDLAAELAELVRLGVVACRDAATSPASDSTSAASDVPSAPVRSSSW; translated from the coding sequence ATGAGCGCGCCCGTGCTGGAAGGCTCGCTGCGCGAGCTCGCGCTCGCCGACGTGCTGCAGCTGCTGGAGCTCGGGCGCCGCACGGGCACGCTGCGCGTCGTGGACGAGCCGCGCGGCCTGGTGGGCGAGGTCGACCTCGCGGACGGCGCGATCGGCGGCGCGCGGCTGGGACCGCGCGGTGCGCTGCGCGACGCGGTGCGCGACGCCGACGTGCAGGCCGTGGTGTGCGCGCTGCTCGACGCGCGCATCGGGCGCTTCGGCTTCCTGCCCACGGCGGAGCCGGCGCCCAGCATGACCGCGCGCCGCCTGCGCATCGAGGGCGTGCTGGTGGAGGCCGCGCGCCGCGCCGACGAGTGGGCGCGCCTCGCCGACGACGTGCCGCACGCCGGCGCGGTGCCCGTGCTGAGCGCGGGCGAGGACGCGTCGCCGGTGTCGCTCGACGCGCGCCGATGGGCGCTGCTCGCGGAGATCGATGGCAGCAGGGATGTCGTGGGGCTCGCAGCCTCGCTCGGACGCGATCCGCTCGACCTGGCCGCCGAGCTGGCCGAGCTGGTGCGCCTCGGCGTCGTCGCCTGTCGCGACGCCGCCACGTCGCCCGCGAGCGACAGCACGTCCGCCGCGTCCGACGTTCCGTCGGCGCCCGTTCGATCGTCCAGCTGGTGA
- a CDS encoding tetratricopeptide repeat protein produces MGAEAAVALPAPDPLLALARRTDPADPGAQNNLGVLLHRRGRPEAALHAFSRALALDPAMRLARRNLAAAANDAAGDRREAELRARVRQDGADLDARRELARLLSALGRHDAARAELDALVALAPDAPGVHVERARAEQAAGDVDAAAAALERARALAPASATIRALLAHVTYHAGDPAAALSHVEDALRLGPDDADAHLLHGFLLGELGRPDEGLAARARAVALNPALGRADANLALTPVGDARPHAGAEPDPDAEPPEAFLALGTAFRHKAYYDEALREYRRAASLGAPEAAVARAVGEVHLLRGAPEAAIVPWTRLTALAPDDATAWLGRAGAAHLAGRAEDARAAYERALSLAGARVDLVAWAHNGLGALRWAAGDLAGAATAFETAARAPGAVVPQLNQAAALAAIGELSRALVVARGAVRAAPDRAPAWTMLGGLLADANRPADARSAFARALDLDEHDAGARYGLAFAAAALGDHDVARRETERVLATTPVVPGRRLFLVLDLGGPTEFAIDAPEVTAAGAAVAGFALDDAAADALVAELLAPRFDHGDVGAPAAEGAHPYALADEHLAHGDVERAEAAISRAMGRGGDRAEGLARLGALFARRGLHGEALERFGEARQLAPGLRAAVLGEVRALRELGRMRHACEASAVMAAAWPRDDEALALAALAHADAGDAASALALLERAAERAHGLAAWRDVAATWRALGDAVACVAAQERVVALSNGDPRERLALAHAQRAAGDVDAAESSLRALLADVPALADASLALAAMRIERGAPRDAVPLLAAVAARDPWHVDALAQLAAALADVGRPRDAAVAASRARRLDPEHALALCVEGDCRFAVGQRARAAACWRGALALEPVGIAATRARAALRAAGEAP; encoded by the coding sequence GTGGGCGCCGAGGCGGCCGTCGCGCTTCCGGCCCCGGATCCGCTGCTCGCGCTCGCGCGCCGCACGGATCCGGCCGATCCTGGCGCGCAGAACAACCTCGGCGTCCTGCTGCACAGGCGCGGCCGGCCCGAGGCCGCGCTGCACGCGTTCTCACGCGCGCTCGCGCTCGACCCGGCGATGCGTCTCGCGCGTCGCAACCTCGCCGCGGCCGCGAACGACGCCGCCGGCGACCGCCGCGAGGCGGAGCTGCGCGCCCGCGTGCGGCAGGACGGCGCGGACCTCGACGCGCGCCGCGAGCTGGCGCGCCTGCTGTCCGCGCTGGGCCGGCACGACGCCGCGCGCGCGGAGCTCGACGCGCTGGTCGCGCTCGCGCCCGACGCACCCGGCGTGCACGTCGAGCGCGCGCGCGCCGAGCAGGCCGCGGGCGACGTCGACGCGGCGGCGGCCGCGCTGGAGCGCGCGCGCGCGCTCGCCCCGGCCAGCGCGACGATCCGCGCGCTGCTCGCCCACGTCACGTACCACGCGGGCGATCCCGCCGCCGCGCTCTCGCACGTCGAGGACGCGCTGCGGCTTGGCCCCGACGACGCCGACGCGCACCTGCTGCACGGTTTCCTGCTCGGCGAGCTGGGACGGCCCGACGAGGGACTCGCGGCACGCGCGCGCGCGGTCGCGCTGAACCCCGCGCTCGGCCGCGCCGACGCGAACCTCGCGCTCACGCCGGTCGGCGACGCGCGTCCGCATGCGGGCGCGGAGCCCGACCCGGACGCCGAGCCGCCCGAGGCGTTCCTCGCGCTCGGCACGGCGTTCCGCCACAAGGCCTACTACGACGAGGCGCTGCGCGAGTACCGGCGCGCGGCGTCGCTCGGCGCGCCGGAGGCGGCAGTCGCCCGCGCGGTCGGCGAGGTGCACCTGCTGCGCGGCGCGCCCGAGGCCGCGATCGTGCCGTGGACGCGCCTCACGGCCCTCGCGCCCGACGACGCGACCGCGTGGCTCGGGCGCGCCGGCGCGGCGCATCTCGCGGGGCGCGCGGAGGACGCGCGCGCCGCGTACGAGCGCGCGCTCTCGCTGGCGGGTGCGCGCGTCGATCTGGTCGCGTGGGCGCACAACGGGCTCGGCGCGCTGCGCTGGGCGGCGGGCGATCTCGCCGGCGCCGCGACCGCGTTCGAGACGGCGGCGCGCGCGCCGGGTGCGGTGGTGCCGCAGCTCAACCAGGCGGCGGCGCTGGCGGCGATCGGCGAGCTGTCGCGCGCGCTCGTCGTCGCGCGTGGCGCGGTGCGCGCCGCGCCCGATCGCGCACCCGCGTGGACCATGCTCGGCGGCCTGCTCGCCGACGCGAACCGTCCCGCGGACGCGCGCAGCGCCTTCGCGCGCGCGCTCGACCTCGACGAGCACGACGCGGGGGCCCGCTACGGGCTCGCGTTCGCCGCGGCGGCGCTGGGCGATCACGACGTCGCGCGCCGCGAGACGGAGCGCGTGCTCGCGACGACGCCGGTGGTGCCCGGGCGCCGCCTCTTCCTCGTGCTGGACCTGGGCGGTCCCACGGAGTTCGCGATCGACGCGCCGGAGGTCACCGCCGCGGGTGCCGCGGTCGCGGGCTTCGCGCTCGACGACGCGGCGGCCGACGCGCTGGTGGCCGAGCTGCTCGCGCCGCGCTTCGACCACGGCGACGTCGGCGCGCCCGCGGCCGAGGGCGCGCATCCGTACGCGCTCGCGGACGAGCACCTCGCGCACGGCGACGTCGAGCGCGCGGAGGCGGCGATCAGCCGCGCGATGGGCCGCGGCGGCGACCGGGCCGAGGGGCTCGCGCGACTGGGCGCGCTGTTCGCGCGGCGCGGCCTGCACGGCGAGGCGCTGGAGCGCTTCGGCGAGGCGCGCCAGCTCGCACCCGGGCTGCGCGCGGCGGTGCTGGGCGAGGTGCGCGCGCTGCGCGAGCTGGGGCGCATGCGCCATGCATGCGAGGCGAGCGCCGTCATGGCGGCCGCGTGGCCGCGCGACGACGAGGCGCTGGCACTGGCCGCGCTGGCGCACGCCGATGCGGGCGACGCCGCGAGCGCGCTCGCGCTGCTGGAGCGCGCGGCCGAGCGCGCGCATGGCCTCGCGGCCTGGCGCGACGTCGCCGCCACGTGGCGCGCGCTCGGCGACGCGGTCGCATGCGTGGCCGCGCAGGAGCGCGTGGTCGCGCTCTCGAACGGCGATCCGCGCGAGCGGCTGGCGCTCGCGCACGCGCAGCGCGCCGCCGGCGACGTCGATGCGGCCGAGTCGTCGCTGCGCGCGCTGCTGGCGGACGTGCCGGCGCTCGCGGACGCGTCGCTCGCGCTGGCGGCGATGCGCATCGAGCGCGGCGCGCCGCGCGACGCGGTGCCGCTGCTCGCCGCGGTCGCGGCGCGCGATCCGTGGCACGTGGACGCGCTGGCGCAGCTGGCCGCGGCGCTCGCCGACGTCGGCCGGCCGCGCGACGCCGCGGTCGCCGCCTCGCGCGCGCGGCGTCTGGACCCCGAGCACGCGCTCGCGCTCTGCGTCGAGGGCGACTGCCGCTTCGCGGTCGGGCAGCGCGCACGAGCGGCCGCCTGCTGGCGCGGCGCGCTGGCGCTGGAGCCGGTGGGCATCGCGGCCACGCGCGCGCGCGCCGCGCTGCGCGCCGCGGGAGAGGCGCCATGA
- a CDS encoding GTP-binding protein: MPLVNYVTREITCKIVYYGPGRSGKTSNLRHVHDRLPPGRAGQMVSLATEGDRTLFFDFLPVDLGVVANFATRFQLYTVPGQSYYAATRRLVLQGADGVVFVADSRRRQRDENLASFQDLHEQLASHGVDPRTMPMVLQYNKQDLPRELLMAPAELSELLNFRGAPEFAADALGGVNVFETMRAACALVLKRIASGAAAAA, encoded by the coding sequence GTGCCGCTCGTCAACTACGTCACCCGCGAGATCACCTGCAAGATCGTCTACTACGGGCCGGGCCGGTCCGGGAAGACGAGCAACTTGCGCCACGTGCACGACCGGCTACCGCCGGGCCGCGCGGGGCAGATGGTCTCGCTCGCGACCGAGGGTGACCGCACCCTCTTCTTCGACTTCCTGCCCGTCGACCTGGGCGTGGTGGCGAACTTCGCCACGCGCTTCCAGCTCTACACGGTGCCGGGGCAGTCGTACTACGCCGCCACCCGCCGCCTCGTGCTGCAGGGGGCCGACGGCGTCGTCTTCGTCGCCGACAGCCGCCGCCGGCAGCGCGACGAGAACCTCGCGAGCTTCCAGGACCTGCACGAGCAGCTGGCGTCGCACGGCGTCGATCCGCGCACCATGCCGATGGTCCTGCAGTACAACAAGCAGGACCTGCCGCGCGAGCTGCTGATGGCGCCCGCCGAGCTGTCGGAGCTGCTGAACTTCCGCGGCGCGCCGGAGTTCGCCGCCGACGCGCTGGGCGGCGTGAACGTCTTCGAGACGATGCGCGCGGCGTGCGCGCTCGTGCTCAAGCGCATCGCCAGCGGCGCGGCCGCCGCGGCCTGA
- a CDS encoding DUF4388 domain-containing protein gives MAIRGSLAEAGLSDVLQLLALGQKTGCLSVARTGDFGSLYFDRGRIVHAALVNRRDRLGKALVRSGLVDEADVRAALAEQAGEPGTRLGEVLLRRGAIDRASLDRHVRIQIEDAVYTLLAWTDGTFSFEADVHPDPRDRVISLDPGALLLEGARRADELTLITTEVPGSDAVFAGIAAPVDPAELTHDQQRVLPLLDGRRDIAQLADDAGLGEFEVSRALFDLMKRGLARRIGRSAGSDGRNATARLDEHRNLGLAFARAGMLDIAAREFRRVLELRPSDVSARLQLGLLALRERRWADAAAVLGEATALPSASAAVFHALGLARHRLGAHDEAHEAFEEAARRGLAPDPRLAVARASLAAARGDHVGAREWLQAARGADGAPPALAEWHHLAAGAALAAGDHAAAEAALRAGLAAHPDAAPLHACLTALLAALGRHDDAQAHARRAGETDPELPQGQKALGDAAYRAGRLDEAADRYQRAVRLAPSLGAETWVRLGTLALRRGDRPAAVNAWERALSLQPEHPIARGNLESLLRAGAP, from the coding sequence GTGGCGATCCGTGGCTCGCTCGCCGAGGCGGGGCTCTCCGACGTGCTGCAGCTGCTCGCGCTCGGTCAGAAGACCGGGTGCCTGAGCGTCGCGCGCACCGGCGACTTCGGCTCGCTCTACTTCGATCGCGGGCGCATCGTGCACGCGGCGCTCGTCAACCGGCGGGACCGACTGGGAAAGGCGCTCGTGCGCAGCGGCCTGGTGGACGAGGCGGACGTGCGCGCCGCGCTGGCCGAGCAGGCGGGCGAGCCGGGCACGCGGCTCGGCGAGGTGCTGCTGCGCCGCGGCGCGATCGACCGCGCGTCGCTCGACCGCCACGTGCGCATCCAGATCGAGGACGCGGTCTACACGCTGCTCGCGTGGACCGACGGGACGTTCTCGTTCGAGGCCGACGTCCACCCCGATCCGCGCGACCGCGTCATCTCGCTCGATCCCGGCGCGCTCCTGCTGGAAGGCGCGCGGCGCGCCGACGAGCTGACGCTCATCACGACCGAGGTCCCGGGCAGCGACGCGGTGTTCGCGGGCATCGCCGCGCCGGTCGACCCGGCGGAGCTGACGCACGACCAGCAGCGCGTGCTGCCGCTGCTCGACGGCCGACGCGACATCGCGCAGCTGGCCGACGACGCGGGCCTGGGCGAGTTCGAGGTGTCCCGCGCGCTCTTCGACCTGATGAAGCGCGGCCTCGCGCGCCGCATCGGGCGCAGCGCGGGCTCCGACGGCCGCAACGCGACCGCGCGGCTGGACGAGCACCGCAACCTCGGCCTCGCGTTCGCGCGCGCGGGCATGCTCGACATCGCGGCGCGCGAGTTCCGTCGCGTGCTGGAGCTGCGCCCGTCGGACGTCAGCGCGCGCCTGCAGCTCGGCCTCCTCGCGCTGCGCGAGCGGCGCTGGGCCGACGCCGCCGCGGTGCTCGGCGAGGCGACGGCGCTGCCGTCCGCGTCGGCGGCGGTGTTCCACGCGCTCGGCCTCGCGCGGCACCGGCTGGGCGCGCACGACGAGGCGCACGAGGCGTTCGAGGAGGCGGCGCGTCGCGGGCTGGCGCCCGATCCGCGACTGGCGGTCGCACGCGCGTCGCTGGCCGCGGCGCGCGGCGATCACGTCGGGGCGCGCGAGTGGCTGCAGGCCGCGCGCGGCGCCGACGGCGCGCCGCCGGCCCTCGCCGAGTGGCACCACCTCGCGGCGGGCGCGGCGCTGGCGGCCGGCGACCACGCGGCGGCGGAGGCCGCACTGCGCGCGGGGCTCGCCGCGCATCCGGACGCCGCGCCGCTGCACGCCTGCCTGACCGCGCTGCTCGCCGCCTTGGGGCGCCACGACGATGCGCAGGCGCACGCGCGCCGCGCCGGCGAGACCGATCCCGAGCTGCCGCAGGGCCAGAAGGCGCTCGGCGACGCGGCGTATCGCGCGGGCCGGCTGGACGAGGCCGCGGACCGCTACCAGCGCGCCGTGCGGCTGGCACCGTCGCTCGGCGCGGAGACGTGGGTGCGGCTCGGTACGCTGGCGCTCAGACGCGGCGACCGGCCCGCGGCGGTGAATGCATGGGAGCGAGCGCTTAGCTTGCAACCCGAGCATCCGATCGCGCGCGGCAACCTCGAGTCGCTGCTGCGGGCGGGGGCTCCGTGA